One uncultured Carboxylicivirga sp. genomic window, ACAAAGTTGCCTCAACCGCTCTTCAGCATCTTTATGATTATTGGGTAAAAGATATGTTTCAAACACTCCTGCGAATGGCTGCTTCTGGCTATCTTCCAATAAACCCGAAGAACGCACTGCTATTGGACATGAAAAAATAATTAATAGCCTTTTTAGTCGATGTATCAGTGTTTGAGATAATTCTCCTTCGAGAAATATTTTTTTAATCTGATGATAAGTTAGTTCCCGAAAGATTAGTTCATGAAAATTATTTCGCTCCATAAACAATTCAAACTCATCGGTACCAATCACGGTTGTGCGTGGCGTTCTGATGTTTATACCGGAAACATGAGCGTCAAAATCAAAATTGTATAGCAAGGTATTAATAAATGACAAGCCTCTGCCCTTGCCTCCCAATGAACCTCCGGCCAGACTCACAATATTACTATCATCCAGGGTATCAATCTCATCAAAATCTATTACTTTGCCCTGATTCTTTTCTTCGCGGTGTGACTTAATAATATTTAAAAGATAAGTTCTAATGCTTTCTGTATCATCAAAATCACTGATACGATATGGTGCTATCATTTTGGCAATCTTGAATTCACCACGCGCCATTAGCCAAAGCGAAAAGTGATTCTTCTTGGCATGGTACTCAACCGATTCAATGGGTACATTTCTAAGGTTCTGTTCAAATTCCTTTAGATTACGGGCAATGGCAATGCTTCTGCCTTTAGCATCTTTGTATACAAAATTTCCGAAACCCAAATAATGACTGATAAAGGTTTTAATATCCTGCAGAAGACTCTCGCTATACTTATTGATGAAAACTGTTTTTAACTCATAAGCATCCTGAGAATATTCAATTTTAGAACTTTGTAATATTACAGGTAGATCTTTAATCTGTTCCTTGGCATAATTTACCAATTCAAATCCGGCATTTGCATCCAGCCTTCCGTTATGAGAAAATTCAACATCGGAAATTAAACACAAGAGATAATCCTTATATTTTTTAAAAACATCCAATGCTTCTTCATAATTTCTGGCAAGCAGCACCTTTGGCCGTGCCTTTAACCTGAGAACAGCATATAATTCATCGCCCTGCACATCATCAATCAAACGACGCGTTTGCTCCAGCACACTGGCATAGAGCAATGGTAAATATTTTGAGTAGTACCTTACGGAATCTTCCACTAACAAAATAACCCTTGCTAAACCAATCTCAGTATCATTCTCAACATTAACCCGATCCTCCAAATGAAATACCATCGATGAAAAAACCTTTGGATCACCATTCCAAACAAAAATCTCATCTAAAACACCTAACTCACGTTGCCGTTCCTGAAAATAAGGAATGTCGGTATCGTTGTTGAGCAGCATAAAAATTGGGATATAGGGAAACTCCTTTTTCACCATCTTGCTTAGTTTGACAGGTGATTTTTTTTCCACACCCACCATCACAATGATTAAGTCAAAATGTTTCTCATTCAGTTTTTCAATAGCTTCTTCGTATGTAGTAACTCCTGTAACCCTTGGCAATGATGAAAGATGCATCTGGTAAAAACTGCCCATAATCTGTTCTGAGAATCTTCCCTCATTTTCAATGGCATAGGCATCATAAAGGTTGGCAACCAACAAAATTTCTTTTACCCTGAAAGGCATTAAATCGTGATATATATCCCTGGCTGCATTATTCTTATGCATAAAATTTTGCAACAGGTGCTTACTTCCCTTTGTTACAGAACTCTTTTTTTCAAGTGTATTCTTTGCAAATGCAAGATGGCTGTTGGGCCTTCTGATCTTATCCATCAGGTTACGGGCCTCCAGGCTATTCAGATAACCAACAATCAGGTTGCCAAGATTTGATATCAAATCATTCTCTTCATTGAGGAACAATTCTTCCTTGGTTTTAGCCAACTCCTTTAGGTAATAAATTTCAATCAATCCTTTTTTACCATTGATAGTTTCAAAGTTATGACGCAATACCCAGGGTGATTTTACAAATCCTGAACTCAAATATTCTTCATTCTCAAAAACAATTCGTGCCACAGAGTATTCGGGATGTTGCATACCTGCCGGAATATATTCCACAATATGACTAAGTGTATAGGGCACCGGCATCTGAAGACTTATAATTCTGGAAGTTTCATTAATCGTTTTTAGTTCTTTAACACGTTCCTGCCGCGCAAGTTTTTCTTCCTGGGCCAGTTTTGCATTTAAAAAATCTGCGATTAACCTGGCCAGATTAATTAATAAATCTCTCTCCTCACTCAAAAATGGATCGCCTGAATAGAATGAAAAATCCCGTATGTAAAAAACATCGATTGAACCAGATTTGCCATCAGTAGTTTTAAAACGTTGAGTCTGTACCCATTCTGTTTCTACAAAAAATTCACTCAGATATTCTTTATCGCCATAGTTAATCCTCGAAACAGCATATTCAGGATATTGCCAGCCAGATGGAAGAATAAAAGCAATTTGCTGCAAAACATCATCTACCGATTTGCCTTGGTTGATGATCCGGGTAGTTCGGTTGATGGTAGATAACTCTTTAAGCCTCTCGATTGATTCGGAATGATTGCGTTCAGCAACAATAGTATTAATATAATTGGATAGCATTCGGGCTGTTTGGTTGATAAGTAGCCTTTCTGATCGCAAAAAAGGCCCTTCATCTTTTTCTTCAGCCTGTTCAAGATAAAACAAATCTATGGCTCCTTTCTCTCCGTCAATTGTAGTAAAACGCTCAGTAAGGCCCCATTGTGTTTCTTTAAAGTTATTTGTTTGAGCATGGCATTTTTTATAATACACCCTCACCCCAACCATAACCGGTTTTTCCAATCCATTAGGTAAAACATTTAAAACCTCTTCCAGAGTTTCATCTATTGGATTGTCCTGCATTAATATCTCCCACAATGCATTTATTGTCTCTAAAACCTTACCTGAACTTTTATCATCAGGAACAGAATGGAGATGATTGAGCTGAGGCCAATTACGTTGCATATACTTAGCTGTTTGATACTTAAAAGATACAAAATCAAATCAACTTTTAGTCAAATAATCTAAGAAGGATTGTATTTAATGTGTGAATAAAGTTTTACAGGTGGGATAATAAAGTATTATTCTTCACATTTTAATGGCAACTTGTTAAATAATTTTGTACCTTTTTAATTTGCTTAAAAAGTCATTTTAAACTAGTGATTGATAACATTTTAGTTAAAGGAATAAGAATCTGATAGGTAACAATACCCATATTACTCAATTAACAACCCTTTAATGTAATTAGTATGTCACACACTTCATCATTAGGCATTAACGCCTTTATGGCCGAATTAATGGCCAAAAACCCCGCCGAACCTGAATTCCATCAGGCAGTACATGAGGTAGTAGAATCATTGGATGAGTTTCTTGATGAAAATCCAAAGTACAAACACGCACGTATCCTTGAAAGAATTGTCGAACCGGAAAGGGTTATCATGTTCAGAGTTCCCTGGATCAAAGATAAAGGAGAAATGTGCGTTAATCGAGGCTATCGAATCGAAATGAACAGTGCCATCGGTCCTTACAAGGGAGGATTACGCTTTCACCCAACTGTAAATTTAGGAATACTTAAATTTTTAGCTTTTGAGCAAGTGTTTAAAAACAGTCTGACAACCTTACCAATGGGAGGAGGTAAAGGTGGTAGCGATTTCGATCCCAAAGGAAAGTCTGATAACGAAGTGATGCGATTCTGTCAGAGTTTCATGACTGAGTTGTATCGCCACATTGGACCAGACACTGATGTTCCTGCAGGAGATATTGGCGTAGGAGGTCGTGAAATTGGCTTCCTGTACGGACAATACAAACGAATTAAAAATGAATTCACAGGTGTTCTTACTGGTAAAGGACTAAATTACGGTGGTAGCTTAATTCGTCCTGAAGCCACGGGATACGGCAATGTTTATTTTGCCCAGGAAATGCTGAAAACCCGCAACGAAACATTCAAAAACAAAACTGTACTTGTATCAGGATCAGGTAATGTTGCTCAATACACAGTTGAAAAGGTAAATGATTTGGGTGGCAAAGTAGTTACTCTTTCTGATTCCAATGGTTACATATATGACCCTAATGGAATCGATGCTGAGAAACTAAAATTTGTGATGTATCTGAAGAATGTAAAACGAGGCAGAATAAAAGAATATGCAGATAAATATGGTGCAAAATATATTGCTAATGAAAGGCCATGGTCAGAAAAAGGTGAGATAGCATTACCTAGTGCTACCCAAAATGAAATTAGCGAGATTGAAGCCATCACGCTGGTTCAAAATGGTTGCTATTGTGTATCTGAAGGAGCTAATATGCCATCGACACCTGAGGCAATACATATTTTCCAGGATAAAGGCATTCTGTTTGGTCCTGGTAAAGCGGCCAATGCGGGTGGAGTTGCTGTATCAGGGCTGGAGATGACACAAAACAGCATGCGACTTAACTGGACAAGAGAAGAAGTAGATAATCGCTTACAAATTATCATGCAAAGCATACATTCAACATGTTGCCAGTACGGAACTAAAGACAATGGCTTTATTAATTATGTAGATGGTGCCAATATTGGAGGTTTTGTAAAGGTAGCAGATGCAATGCTGGCTCAAGGGGCAGTATAGGGTATCAGCTCATAATTATTGAAAACACCTGATAAACATTATACTTTAATCAGGTGTTTTTATTTTGTTCTAATCATACAATTATGAAATACATTTATACCTTCTTATTAATTCTCATATTCTTGTCATGTACCCCTTCAAACCAAACAAGTACAGAACACGCTACATTCTTTCAGTTTGAGATCGAAACAAAGTTGAAAGGTGAACCGGAATTAATATACGACAAATTAACCGGTGATATAAGTCCATGGTGGGATCATACCTTCAGTGGTGATCCGTATGAATTATATATCGAAGCAAAACCAGGTGGTGGCTTCTATGAAATTTTTGATGAATCAGGTGACGGAGTAAGACATGCAGTGGTTACAGGAGCACAAAGAGGTAAATTACTTCGTATGGAAGGACCTTTAGGATTAGCAGGCCATGCTCTTAATCTTGTATGTACTTACAACCTTTTTTCAGCAGAAGATTCAACTATTATTAAACTGGAAGTTCATGGATCAGGTGAGTACCAGGATGATTGGCCTGAAGTAATAGAAAAAGTATGGACTCACTTCCTGATAGAACAATTTAAACCATATTGGGAAGAATCGATAAAATAAAAAAAGGGAGCATAAATGCTCCCTTCTATTATTTCTATAAAATTCAATTATTTTACATCGGCTTTTTCGCTAGCAGAATAGTTAATTTTTAACGCTGCTGCTTTACGTAAAGCTTGCTTTATTTCTGTGATAACACCCATTGGACAGTCTTTGTCTGCTTTGATAGAAGTAGTCATTTTTGGCTGATCACTTTCTTTCATAGCATCCCTTGCTTGCGCAATATAACTTTGAATGTCGTCAACAGTAGCAAATTGATCATTTAACTGAATTCGTGGTTCACTACCATATAATGATCTGTACTTACCGGTTGGCACACCCACATAAATAAATGTTACCAACTCTTTTTTCTCCAGTTTTGATAATTCAGTTGCCTGAGCAGGAGCAATGTTAACCATCAAATCCACCTCCTTCATAGTTGTTGACACCATGAAGAAGAAAAGCAACATAAATACAATATCTGGTAAGGAGGACGTATTAATAGCTTGTTGGCCTCCACTCTTCTTTTTTCTGAATTTAGCCATTCTATTTTCCTCCTATATTTTTAGGTTCAGCTTCAGAAATCTTTTGAGGGATGATGGTACGAATAGCATCCTGCTCTTCTTTTTCCAAGTCATCATAGTCCTTGCCAAATTTCCGTTTAGCTAAATCCTGTCTCAGTTCATTAATAGCACGCTGAAGTTCGTTTTGAACCATCAGATAAGTCTGGTATTGTGTTCCATTATCTGTTTGTAATGAAATCACACCTTTAGTGATCATTTGCATTCCAAAGAAAGGCACTTCCGTTTCTTTCTTTTCAGGCAAATTATCTTTATCCAATGGATTCTCAATAAACTCCTTAGTTGCTTCAGTCAACTCTTCCATACCCATTGGTTTACCTTCTACCAGTAACTGATTGTTACTGTTCACCAATACCGTAAATACATTTCGCTCCTTAATTGGAGGAGTATCATCAGGCTGATCTTCCTGCATTGGAGGAAGTAAACGAGCCAAACCAGTATCAGTGTCCATGGTAGTAGTAACCAAGAAGAAGATCAATAATAGGAAGGCGATATCCGCCATTGACCCTGCATTTACTTCCTGTACTTCTCTTTTTCCCATAAACGATTATACTTTTATGGTCCCTTGACTAACCGAAATTAATCAAGCAGGGACAATTATTTAAATAGTCGAGATAATTCTGAATAAAGGATTGCAATTACAGCAACTCCAAACAGAATGTACATTCCATATAACATAGTACCTGCCATGGCTAACATGCTAGGCACATTATCAGGACCTTGATAACCTATAATATCTAGCGGAGTAGTATCTGCTAATGCATAAGAAACAAGCACTACAATAAGTAATAATCCCATAGAGATTAGTGTTCTTACTGCATTTTTTGGATGCATTACCAGGTTAAAAACTTCCGCTAACAATGTAATACCTCCTGTCAAAAACACTAACAAAATACCCCAGTTTAAGAATGCATTAGTATAAACTGGTGTAGTATAAGCAGCCCCTTCAACTTCGCCACCGAAGAAGAACATTGCCGCAAATACCAATGTTATTGCTAACAACAGGTATAGAACAATATTTAAAATTTTTGAAAGCTTAGTCATAACGACAGATTATTTTTTCATGTTGAACTTTACCAAAATATCTAGAAGCGAGATAGAAGCATCTTCCATTGTATTTACAATACTATCGATTTTTGCAACGATGTAGTTGTAAAATACTTGTAGAATCATAGCTACGATCAAACCAGATACTGTAGTAATCAACGCTACTTTAATACCACCTGCTACTGCTGATGCTGAGATAGTACCCATAGACTGAATATTATCGAAAGCTTCGATCATACCAATTACAGTACCCATAAATCCAAGCATAGGAGCCATAGAGATAAATAAAGAAATCCAGGTTAAACCTTTTTCCAAAAGACCCATTTGAACTGATCCATAAGAAACAACTGACTTCTCAACTACTTCAATACCTTCATCGAAACGATCAAGACCTTGGTAGAAGATAGAAGCAACAGGACCTCTGGTATTACGGCATACTTCTTTAGCAGCTTCAACACCTCCGTCACTCAATGCATTCTCAATGTTTTGAAGTAACTTCTTAGTGTTTGTAGAAGCTAAATTCAAATAAATAATTCTTTCAATACAGATTGCTAAACCAAAAATCAAGGCTAACAATACAAAACTCATAAAGATAGCACCACCTTCGATGAATTTTGCTTTAATCTGCTTGTGAATACCCTTTGGTGCTTCAGGTTGAGCAGCTTCATCTGCTACTTCTGTTGCTGGTTCTTCACTAACTGCTGGTTCTTCAGTCACCTGCTCTGTAGCTTCAGCTACATTTTCCTCGTCCTGAGCATACAAGGCATTGGCACCTAAACTCAGCATTCCAAATACTGCTAAAAACGCAAATAGCTTTTTCATAGTCTGCTAAAAATTTTGATTCGTATCAGTTTTGTTAATACTTCAAATAATTCTTACTGTTTATCCCTTAAGTCTTAAACTTTTAGACCGTAAGTAGATAAAAATCCTTTAATTTTTCAGGCATGCAAAATACAAAAAAAATGCCAATTACAAACTTTCTATATATATATTTCGCCATGAAGCGACTTATTAAGATTGTTTTTAATCTCCTCCTTGGAATTCGTATTGGCTAAGAGATACATCAATTTGGTAATTGCCGATTCTGTTGTCATATCATGCCCACTGATAACACCCATTTCCAGAAGATGTACTCCAGTTTCGTAACGCCACATCTCCACGCTTCCTGCAAGACATTGTGTAACATTAACGATTATGAGTCCTCTGGCCAGTGCATCTTCAATTTCTTTTAAAAACCATTTTTGTGTTGGTGCATTACCCGAGCCATAGGTTTCGAGCACCACAGCCTTTAATCCATTAACAGATAGTACTGCACGAACAACCTCTTTATTTATACCGGGAAAGATTCGCAGAAGAGCCACATTAGTATCCATCTTTCTTGAAACTTTAAAAGCACCACTCATGGTTTTATACCTTATATAAGGATAGTTGTATTTTATATGAATACCTGCTTCTGCCAACGGCGGATAGTTATCAGAACGGAAAGCTCTGAAATGTTCTGCATTATACTTGGTAGTACGGTTACCTCTGAACAATTTTTCATTAAAATATATACACACCTCTGGCACCAGGGCCTGCCTATTTTTTTGCGCTGCAGCAATCTCTAGTGCTGTGATAAGGTTTTCTTTACCATCCGTTCTGATCGTACCTAAAGGAAGCTGACTACCTGTTAAGATAACGGGTTTCTTTAGATTTGTGAGCATAAAACTCAGGGCACTGGCTGTATAAGCCATTGTATCTGTACCATGCAGAATAACAAATCCATCATAAAGAGAATAGTTCTCTTCAATAATCTCGACAATCTTCACCCATATATCCGGGTTCATATCTGAAGAATCCACTAAAGGATCGAACGAATAACTCTTTACATTAAAGTCAAACTTCTTTAATTCAGGCACTTGCTTAGACACCTTCTCGAAATCGAAAGGAACCAGGGTGTTGGTCTCCGGATCTATTACCATACCAATGGTACCACCTGTATATATTATAAGAACTTGTCTTTCTTCCATAATTTATGAGACACTATATATTAAATATGTGTGATGCATTATCGCTCGTATGGGCGATAATAAGATCTAAAGGCATTTCATACACCTGACTTAATGTATGAGCAACTTTTTCGATATAGGCTGGTTGATTTCTTTTACCCCGATATGGAACAGGTGCCAGATAAGGTGCATCTGTTTCCAAAACCAGTTTATTTAAAGGCACTTCTTTTAACACATCCCGTAAATGAGTGTTTTTAAAAGTAACCACCCCATTTATACCCATCATAAAAGAACCATATTCCAAAATGCGTTTGGCATCATTGATATCACCTGTAAAACTATGAAAAACTCCTTTCAGCTTTTCATCCAGTTGTTTCTCCACCACCTCAAAAACTTCCGGGAAAGCATCACGGCAATGAATCACAATTGGTAAGTCAAGCTCTTTTGCCCAAATGATTTGCTGCTCAAAAACCTCCATTTGTTCTTTTAAAAAGGTTTTATCCCAATATAAATCAATCCCGATTTCGCCAACAGCTATATAAGAACGCTTATCAAGCCAGTGTTTAACTATCTCCAGTTCCTTTTTATAATCCTCTTTAACAGAAGTCGGATGCACCCCCATCATTGCAGTGCACATTTCTGGAAATTCACTTTCAGTCTGGTGCATTCTTTCAATAGATGAGGCATCAACATTGGGCAGTAATATTTTTTTAACACCGACTTCACGAGCCGCTTTAATTATTTCTAACCTGTCCTGATCAAATTCTTCAGAGTAAATATGCGAATGCGTATCAATCAAAATATTCAACTTTAATATATTCTCAATGCAAAATTAACTCATTTTATCAATCACCCCTTTATTTACAGGGGTAAATCTCATTTTAAACTTAATTATTGAGCTTTTGATTATTTTATATTAAAACAAAGCCGCTTATGATTCATAAGCGGCTTTATCAATATTTCTTATCCTAATTATACTATACCCTGAGCAATCATAGCGTCAGCTACTTTCACAAAACCACCAATATTTGCTCCTTTTATGTAGTTAACCTTACCACTTGGTTCAGTTCCAAATCGCACACAAGTATTATGAATATTGGTCATAATCTGATCCAGACGTTCATCCACTTCTTTCTCAGACCAGCCAAGACGCATACTATTCTGTGTCATTTCTAAACCAGAAACAGCAACACCTCCGGCATTTACTGCCTTACCAGGTGCAAAAACAATTTTGTCGGTTGCTAAATAAGCTGCTTCCGCCGTACATCCCATATTGGATGCTTCTGCAATCATCTGACAACCATTATCAATTAACAACTGTGCATCCTTTTCATTCAATTCATTTTGAATTGCACAAGGAATAGCGATATCCACTTTTTGCTCCCATGGTTTTTTGCCAGCAAAAAACTGAGCTTCAGGATAACGCTCTGCATAAGGCGCTACAACATCCATATTAGATGCACGAAGCTCCAACATATATTCAATCTTATCATCTGATACTCCTTCTGGATCATATATATATCCATCCGGTCCTGAAATGGTCACCACCTTGGCACCGTATTCAACAGCTTTAAGTGCAGCTCCCCATGCAACATTTCCAAATCCGGAAATAGCTACTTTTTTGCCTTCCAGCTTTTCGCCTCTGACAGCCAACATTTCACGAACAAAATAAATGGCACCAAAACCAGTTGCTTCAGGACGAATTAAGCTTCCTCCAAACTCGGCTCCTTTACCTGTTAAAACTCCGGTAAATTCATTTCGCAACTTTTTGTACTGTCCAAACAAATAACCGATTTCGCGACCACCCACACCAATGTCACCGGCAGGCACGTCGGTATTCGGACCGATATGGCGATATAGCTCGCTCATAAAAGCCTGACAAAAGCGCATAATTTCTAGATCCGACTTGCCTTTTGGATTGAAGTCTGATCCTCCTTTACCACCACCCATAGGCAATGTGGTTAAACTATTCTTAAATGTTTGTTCGAAACCTAAGAATTTCAGTCCGCTCAAAGTAACACTCGGGTGAAAACGCAATCCACCTTTATATGGACCAATTGCCGAATTGAACTCAACACGATATCCACGGTTTACCTGAACCTCACCGCTATCGTCGACCCATGGAACCCGAAACATGATTACCCTTTCAGGCTCAGTCATACGCTCGAGGATCTTGGCTTTAATATAATGTGGATTTTCCTGATAAAAATCCCATACTGTTTCTACTACTTCCTGCACAGCTTGCAAAAATTCGTCTTCGCCGGGGTTCTTAACCCTGACGCTATCCATGAATTCCTTCATCTTAGTATCCATATCGAATAGTTTTTATTTGGATCTTTTTATGTAACCAAAAATAGATATTTTAAAACAACATCCTTATAAATTGTAAGGAAAAGAATAAAAATCAACTTTTGACATATTACGCTGTATATCAATTTTTTGTTAGTCGTGCAAATATGATTTTCATCACTCTATGATAAATATCACCATTTAAAGAACCCTGTTGAACTTTGAAATTGTAAGTAAACTCAAAAATTGATCTTCTTTTGTTCTCTTTAATCATTTAAAAAGCTTGATGAAAGATCAACCTATTCATCCATCAAAAAGTAATTTTGGAAACATCTATTTCATAGCCTGAAACAATACTTCGACAGGATGAAAAGCAGCCACATCGGTGCCATCTTTTATCTGATGTCGACATGAAGTACCGGCAGCAACTATAAGCGAGTTCTCCCCATTCTTTCTTACATCCGGAAATAAAACCAACTCTCCGATCTTCATTGATAAATCGTAGTGTTCTTTTTCGTAACCAAAAGAACCCGCCATGCCGCAACAACCAGAAGGAATTTCATCAGCCCTATAATTAATTGGAATTTCAAGAACCTTTTTAGTATATGAAGTATCTGACAACGCCTTTTGGTAACAATGAGCGTGAAAACGAATATTCTTTTCATCTTCTACAAAAAGTGAACGATCAATCTTTCCTTCATCCAACTCTTTGGCCATAAATTCCTCAAAAGTAAAGGTGTATCTGGCAAGCTGCAGGGCTTTTTCTTTCAAATAGACTGGCACCAATTCAGGGTATTCATCTCTGATGGTTAAAATAGCAGATGGTTCTACCCCAATTAGAGGATTTTTTTCATTGACCACTTCCGATAGAGCCAGTACATTTTTTTCAGCCAACACTTTTGCATCACCTACTAATCCTTTTGATAAAAAGGTACGACCACTCTCAACGTGATAAGGAACTGACACACCATAACCCAATTTTTCCAATAACAGAATCGTTTTAATTCCAATTGGGGTATCATTATAATTGGTAAACTCATCGGCAAACAACATCACATTCCGATCCGTCTCTTTTATTTCATACTTCTTCGCCCATTTTCTTAAGCTAAAAGAATGAAGTTTAGGAAAGCTTCGCTTTGAAGAAAATCCAAAAAATGATTCTGTGATCTTACCAGTAATTTTCAACCCCACACCTTTATTAT contains:
- the gdhA gene encoding NADP-specific glutamate dehydrogenase codes for the protein MDTKMKEFMDSVRVKNPGEDEFLQAVQEVVETVWDFYQENPHYIKAKILERMTEPERVIMFRVPWVDDSGEVQVNRGYRVEFNSAIGPYKGGLRFHPSVTLSGLKFLGFEQTFKNSLTTLPMGGGKGGSDFNPKGKSDLEIMRFCQAFMSELYRHIGPNTDVPAGDIGVGGREIGYLFGQYKKLRNEFTGVLTGKGAEFGGSLIRPEATGFGAIYFVREMLAVRGEKLEGKKVAISGFGNVAWGAALKAVEYGAKVVTISGPDGYIYDPEGVSDDKIEYMLELRASNMDVVAPYAERYPEAQFFAGKKPWEQKVDIAIPCAIQNELNEKDAQLLIDNGCQMIAEASNMGCTAEAAYLATDKIVFAPGKAVNAGGVAVSGLEMTQNSMRLGWSEKEVDERLDQIMTNIHNTCVRFGTEPSGKVNYIKGANIGGFVKVADAMIAQGIV